Proteins found in one Herbiconiux sp. A18JL235 genomic segment:
- a CDS encoding carbohydrate ABC transporter permease encodes MDAAASTATKDTLITTTVTAPAAAAASSEARRGREPSSSRRRRLDRSQSRIGTVFVSGYVLLLLAFGVFPTLYAVFLSFTKDGSFAGFDNFIKVFNDYRFLPAVAHVAVYLVFYLASLLIFVVLLALLVHGLGRRWLSSSYRFVYYIPGALAGASSVMLWLFLLDPSVSPVAFLLRALGFDTFVQTVSIDNLPIIFTVIAFWTGAGGWIVIMYGALNNISGDVLEAARIDGAGPVKTALHIQIPLMRKWISYMAIMSLAAGTQLFVEPRVLSQASKGVVPPDYSINQLAYLFAFRQGDFNGSAAISLLLLLVAGALSAVFVFRGGLFERD; translated from the coding sequence GTGGATGCTGCGGCATCCACCGCGACGAAGGACACTCTCATCACTACAACCGTCACCGCTCCCGCCGCCGCCGCGGCCTCCTCGGAGGCCCGGCGGGGGCGGGAGCCCTCGTCTTCCCGCCGCCGCCGGCTGGATCGCTCGCAGAGCCGCATCGGCACGGTGTTCGTCTCCGGCTACGTGCTGCTGCTGCTCGCCTTCGGCGTGTTCCCCACCCTCTACGCCGTCTTCCTGTCGTTCACGAAAGACGGGTCGTTCGCCGGGTTCGACAACTTCATCAAGGTCTTCAACGACTACCGGTTCCTCCCGGCGGTGGCACACGTTGCCGTCTACCTCGTCTTCTACCTCGCCTCGCTGCTCATCTTCGTGGTGCTGCTCGCGCTCCTCGTGCACGGCCTCGGCCGCCGGTGGCTGTCGTCGAGCTACCGCTTCGTCTACTACATCCCCGGGGCGCTCGCCGGAGCATCCAGCGTCATGCTGTGGCTGTTCCTCCTCGACCCGAGCGTGAGCCCGGTCGCCTTCCTCCTCCGGGCGCTCGGCTTCGACACCTTCGTGCAGACGGTGTCGATCGACAACCTGCCGATCATCTTCACCGTCATCGCCTTCTGGACGGGCGCGGGCGGCTGGATCGTTATCATGTACGGCGCCCTCAACAACATCTCCGGCGACGTGCTGGAGGCCGCCCGCATCGACGGTGCGGGCCCGGTGAAGACCGCCCTTCACATCCAGATCCCCCTGATGCGCAAGTGGATCTCGTACATGGCGATCATGTCGCTCGCCGCCGGAACCCAGCTCTTCGTCGAGCCGCGCGTGCTGTCGCAGGCGTCGAAGGGTGTCGTGCCGCCCGACTACTCCATCAACCAGCTCGCCTACCTGTTCGCCTTCCGGCAGGGCGACTTCAACGGATCCGCCGCCATCTCACTCCTGCTGCTCCTCGTCGCCGGCGCCCTGTCGGCTGTGTTCGTCTTCCGAGGGGGACTCTTTGAACGCGACTGA
- a CDS encoding ABC transporter substrate-binding protein, which translates to MASQHRRSRLALRTIALAAGMAAVAALSACSSGSGGGGGSDYGFNAVEQDANAPLTVWVDSSREPIAKAFQAANPDLTVNIETYDGSAGGSDSFKTKVALFDQSGSGWPDVVFSTQQNDTSWASKSNNGAEPFAAVLNQGLLSDDFLDGFTDGALTPMTVDDKVYGVRNDLAPVVYWYNDTLMKEFGYEVPTTWEEYEALSDKVAAEHPGYILGSVGDSFQGPYIYYWGAEAPVFQTEGDTFTSDFSDPNSEKVTEMLDHMVENGTLVNDSVFGADFVTKYSDKVLGMPGPAWYAGALFQNPDSLNAAAGTIGAAAPLSWEGEDKVTGNVGGGVWYGSSHSANLEGVAKFLEFVTSSDDAVKLTSGLPAYESAADTWLTDQASSGFFVGDFKSAISTAASSVWDGWGFPSFSPETAYASVVIPGIAAGKTMADLAPDLQKEYLNQAQVQGYTVK; encoded by the coding sequence ATGGCATCACAGCATCGACGCTCTCGTCTCGCACTCCGCACCATCGCACTCGCAGCCGGCATGGCCGCGGTCGCCGCGCTCAGCGCCTGCTCTAGCGGATCGGGCGGCGGAGGCGGCTCCGACTACGGCTTCAACGCCGTCGAGCAAGACGCGAACGCACCCCTCACCGTGTGGGTCGACTCCTCCCGCGAGCCGATCGCCAAGGCGTTCCAGGCCGCGAACCCCGACCTCACCGTGAACATCGAGACCTACGACGGCTCGGCCGGCGGCAGCGACTCGTTCAAGACCAAGGTCGCTCTCTTCGACCAGTCGGGTTCGGGATGGCCCGACGTCGTGTTCTCGACGCAGCAGAACGACACCTCGTGGGCGAGCAAGTCGAACAACGGCGCCGAGCCGTTCGCCGCCGTGCTCAACCAGGGGCTCCTCTCCGACGACTTCCTCGACGGCTTCACCGACGGCGCCCTCACCCCGATGACCGTCGACGACAAGGTCTACGGCGTGCGCAACGACCTCGCCCCGGTCGTCTACTGGTACAACGACACCCTCATGAAGGAGTTCGGCTACGAGGTGCCGACCACCTGGGAGGAGTACGAGGCGCTCAGCGACAAGGTCGCTGCCGAGCATCCGGGATACATCCTCGGTTCGGTGGGCGACTCGTTCCAGGGCCCCTACATCTACTACTGGGGTGCTGAGGCCCCCGTCTTCCAGACCGAGGGCGACACCTTCACCAGCGACTTCTCCGACCCCAACTCCGAGAAGGTCACCGAGATGCTCGACCACATGGTCGAGAACGGCACCCTCGTGAACGACTCCGTCTTCGGGGCCGACTTCGTGACGAAGTACAGCGACAAGGTGCTCGGGATGCCCGGCCCGGCCTGGTACGCCGGCGCGCTCTTCCAGAACCCGGACAGCCTGAACGCCGCAGCCGGCACCATCGGCGCCGCGGCACCGCTGAGCTGGGAAGGTGAAGACAAGGTCACCGGCAACGTGGGTGGCGGCGTCTGGTACGGCTCGAGCCACTCCGCGAACCTCGAGGGTGTCGCGAAGTTCCTCGAGTTCGTCACGAGCTCCGACGACGCCGTGAAGCTCACCTCCGGTCTCCCCGCCTACGAGTCGGCCGCCGACACGTGGCTCACCGACCAGGCGAGCTCGGGCTTCTTCGTCGGCGACTTCAAGTCGGCGATCTCGACCGCGGCGTCGAGCGTGTGGGACGGTTGGGGCTTCCCCTCCTTCAGCCCCGAGACCGCGTACGCTTCGGTGGTCATCCCCGGCATCGCGGCGGGCAAGACCATGGCCGACCTGGCGCCCGACCTGCAGAAGGAATACCTCAACCAGGCCCAGGTGCAGGGCTACACCGTCAAGTAG
- a CDS encoding carbohydrate ABC transporter permease, translated as MNATDLATATRRRTRVAVSPAQWITRVLVTVVLLFFVVFFAVPILWLLLAPTKTAGQLLLDAPFSFGGFDTLASNWNELMQFQGGIVWVWIGNSVLYTGAALVVTLLVTIPAGYALALTDFKLRKTLLVVTLIVMLIPSTALVLPIFLEMSALKLVGNPLAVILPFSFFPFGVYLTYIYFSTSVSKDLLDAARMDGAGEWRVFARIAMPLATPVIALVGFFNLVGNWNNYFLPFVMAPGRKSPIQVGLAELLSNVPLFNPTSSASVTITLPVLALATVVSVAPVLVIFLFSQRFLVTGMTAGGTKE; from the coding sequence TTGAACGCGACTGATCTCGCCACCGCCACCCGCCGACGTACCCGGGTAGCCGTGTCTCCCGCGCAATGGATCACGAGGGTGCTGGTCACCGTCGTGCTGCTGTTCTTCGTCGTCTTCTTCGCCGTCCCCATCCTGTGGCTCCTCCTGGCGCCCACGAAGACGGCGGGCCAGCTGCTCCTGGATGCGCCGTTCAGCTTCGGCGGCTTCGACACCCTGGCCTCGAACTGGAACGAGCTGATGCAGTTCCAGGGCGGCATCGTCTGGGTCTGGATCGGCAACTCGGTGCTCTACACCGGCGCGGCCCTCGTGGTGACGCTGCTGGTCACCATCCCGGCCGGCTACGCTCTCGCCCTCACCGACTTCAAGCTGCGCAAGACGCTGCTCGTCGTCACGCTGATCGTGATGCTCATTCCCAGCACCGCGCTCGTGCTGCCGATCTTCCTCGAGATGTCGGCGCTGAAGCTCGTCGGCAACCCGCTCGCCGTCATCCTCCCGTTCTCGTTCTTCCCGTTCGGGGTGTACCTCACCTACATCTACTTCTCGACGAGCGTCTCGAAAGACCTGCTCGACGCCGCCCGCATGGACGGCGCGGGGGAGTGGCGCGTGTTCGCCCGCATCGCCATGCCTCTGGCGACGCCGGTGATCGCCCTGGTCGGCTTCTTCAACCTGGTCGGCAACTGGAACAACTACTTCCTGCCGTTCGTCATGGCGCCCGGCCGCAAGTCGCCCATTCAGGTCGGCCTCGCCGAGCTGCTGTCGAACGTGCCGCTGTTCAACCCCACGAGCTCGGCCTCGGTGACGATCACCCTGCCGGTGCTCGCCCTGGCCACCGTGGTCTCCGTGGCACCCGTGCTGGTGATCTTCCTGTTCTCGCAGCGGTTCCTGGTGACCGGCATGACCGCGGGAGGCACGAAGGAATGA
- a CDS encoding TetR/AcrR family transcriptional regulator, with the protein MSTDALTGPGRPRDPEVERSILTATQDLLIEHGYGGTTIAAVAARARCGKSAIYRRWDTKAALVVAAVAATQQKREVPDTGNLRDDLLAAASHFADSGDRAALVLSRILSEIGRDPELYQAARESIGGPPVAVLVAVIERWIERGVVPSGIPVELIAGIVPTAAFGSVTLRQRALEMQSIRELVDFVLLPALAR; encoded by the coding sequence ATGTCGACGGATGCTCTCACCGGCCCCGGGCGCCCCCGCGACCCCGAGGTGGAGCGCAGCATCCTCACCGCCACCCAAGACCTGCTGATCGAGCACGGCTACGGCGGCACCACCATCGCGGCCGTGGCGGCGCGAGCGCGCTGCGGGAAGTCGGCGATCTACCGCCGGTGGGACACCAAGGCCGCCCTGGTGGTGGCGGCGGTCGCCGCGACCCAGCAGAAGCGCGAGGTACCCGACACTGGAAACCTCCGAGACGACCTCCTCGCCGCTGCCTCGCACTTCGCCGACTCGGGCGACCGGGCCGCGCTCGTGTTGTCGCGCATCCTGAGCGAGATCGGGCGCGACCCCGAGCTCTACCAAGCGGCGCGCGAGAGCATCGGCGGCCCGCCGGTCGCCGTGCTCGTCGCCGTGATCGAGCGGTGGATCGAGCGGGGCGTCGTGCCGAGCGGCATCCCGGTCGAGCTCATAGCGGGGATCGTCCCGACGGCGGCCTTCGGCAGCGTGACGCTGCGCCAGCGGGCGTTGGAGATGCAGAGCATCCGCGAGCTCGTCGACTTCGTGCTCCTCCCTGCCCTGGCCCGATAA
- a CDS encoding mandelate racemase/muconate lactonizing enzyme family protein yields the protein MGDVNGFIASGITEVPVVIIETDEGVEGVALGSDHDLARIFPALEGQDPRGVSALYDRMLAHVFKAGHNGATFGGVATFDAALWDIKAKLVGEPLWRLLGATDRFVPGYASGLDIALSDERLAAFYESMAERGFTSGKLKGGRDVETDLRRLDIVRGALTRNTARPALMLDANESWNLKQAVRFVSAVEAEVDLTWIEEPLRRWDAHGHARLSRAVNAAVATGENLTGLEQFRSLFDLGGVDIVQSGAVWGITHFLRLAYAAHARDLPISPVGLTSNPAVTHAAAAVPNHLTAEVQDLAAPFGVVVDEEFVDGGIVLGDAPGAGLRIDEAAIESAREQGDWMQAAGPHVRPVRAGLMLTADAPEADSTPAPLSI from the coding sequence GTGGGCGATGTCAACGGCTTCATCGCATCCGGCATCACCGAGGTTCCGGTCGTCATCATCGAGACCGACGAGGGCGTCGAGGGCGTCGCCCTCGGCTCCGACCACGACCTGGCGCGCATCTTCCCGGCCCTCGAGGGCCAAGACCCCCGCGGCGTCTCCGCGCTCTACGACCGGATGCTCGCCCACGTCTTCAAGGCCGGCCACAACGGTGCCACCTTCGGCGGCGTGGCCACCTTCGACGCCGCGCTCTGGGACATCAAGGCGAAGCTGGTCGGCGAACCGCTCTGGCGCCTGCTCGGAGCGACCGACCGTTTCGTGCCCGGCTACGCCTCGGGACTCGACATCGCGCTGAGCGACGAGCGGCTGGCGGCCTTCTACGAGTCGATGGCCGAGCGCGGCTTCACGAGCGGCAAGCTCAAGGGCGGGCGCGACGTCGAAACCGACCTGCGCCGGCTCGACATCGTGCGGGGGGCCCTAACCCGCAACACGGCACGGCCCGCCCTCATGCTCGACGCCAACGAGTCGTGGAACCTCAAGCAGGCGGTGCGGTTCGTGAGCGCCGTCGAGGCCGAGGTCGACCTCACCTGGATCGAGGAGCCGCTGCGCCGCTGGGACGCCCACGGCCACGCCCGCCTCTCGCGGGCCGTGAACGCGGCGGTCGCCACCGGCGAGAACCTCACCGGCCTCGAGCAGTTCCGCAGCCTGTTCGACCTCGGCGGTGTCGACATCGTGCAGTCGGGCGCCGTGTGGGGCATCACCCATTTCCTGCGGCTGGCCTACGCCGCGCACGCGCGCGACCTGCCGATCAGCCCCGTGGGCTTGACGAGCAACCCCGCCGTCACCCACGCCGCCGCCGCGGTGCCCAACCACCTGACGGCCGAGGTGCAAGATCTCGCGGCACCCTTCGGGGTCGTCGTCGACGAGGAGTTCGTCGACGGAGGCATCGTGCTGGGCGACGCCCCCGGCGCCGGCCTGCGCATCGACGAGGCGGCCATCGAGTCCGCTCGCGAGCAGGGCGATTGGATGCAGGCCGCCGGTCCGCACGTGCGCCCCGTGCGCGCGGGCCTGATGCTCACGGCAGACGCGCCTGAGGCCGACTCAACGCCGGCACCCCTCAGCATCTAG
- a CDS encoding L-rhamnose mutarotase codes for MTDAQTPVRRFGMAARLVPEKRAEYLKLHANVWPQVEATITECGIRNFSIFVLDDVILGYYEYVGDDYEADQARMAEDPETQKWWSYTAPCQLPFREGSGAPNWEQFAEVWHQD; via the coding sequence ATGACGGATGCGCAGACGCCCGTGAGGCGGTTCGGCATGGCCGCGCGGCTCGTGCCCGAGAAGAGAGCCGAGTACCTGAAGCTGCACGCGAACGTGTGGCCGCAGGTGGAGGCGACGATCACGGAGTGCGGCATCCGCAACTTCTCGATCTTCGTGCTCGACGACGTGATTCTCGGCTACTACGAGTACGTGGGCGACGATTACGAGGCCGATCAAGCGCGGATGGCCGAAGACCCGGAGACGCAGAAGTGGTGGTCGTACACCGCGCCGTGCCAGCTGCCGTTCCGTGAGGGCTCAGGTGCGCCGAACTGGGAGCAGTTCGCGGAAGTCTGGCACCAGGACTGA
- a CDS encoding DUF6069 family protein, whose translation MTTADTHSRLHPAVGTALLLAAAALVAVALNAAIAWVGVTLGAPAGYGPLSLPAQAIFTVIGVAVGWIGWRLVTTRARHPRRVLRILVPVVTALTLVPDLLLLAAPVIPGTNAAAVVSLMCMHLVVVACAIPAYILTMRLQPTPTR comes from the coding sequence ATGACGACCGCCGATACGCATTCCCGACTCCACCCCGCGGTGGGCACAGCGCTGCTGCTCGCTGCAGCCGCGCTCGTAGCGGTGGCCCTGAACGCCGCCATCGCCTGGGTGGGCGTCACCCTCGGCGCTCCCGCCGGCTACGGCCCGCTCTCCCTCCCGGCACAGGCCATCTTCACCGTGATCGGCGTCGCGGTCGGCTGGATCGGCTGGCGCCTCGTCACGACCCGTGCGCGCCACCCCCGTCGCGTGCTCCGCATCCTCGTGCCCGTCGTCACGGCGCTCACGCTCGTCCCCGACCTCCTGCTCCTCGCAGCCCCCGTCATCCCGGGCACGAACGCCGCCGCCGTCGTGTCCCTAATGTGCATGCATCTAGTCGTGGTCGCCTGCGCTATCCCCGCCTACATCCTCACGATGCGCCTGCAGCCCACACCCACGCGCTGA
- a CDS encoding zinc-binding dehydrogenase, whose amino-acid sequence MNGLVYTGNRELTRVDLPTTPPAPGEVQVAVAYTGLCGTDLHIFHGNMDARVQTPLVFGHEMSGTVAAVGEGVTDWAVGDVVTVMPLDWDGTCPACRAGNEHICQNLDFIGIDSPGALQQLWNVPERTLVRIPTGTPLDHAALIEPVAVAVHDVRRSELQPGDRAVVIGGGPIGLLIATVARHAGAEVLVIELDEKRRAQIAALGFSTLDPRERDQREAVEEWTDGAGADVVFEVSGAAAAVLGATDLAKVRGTLVVVAIHPTPRPIDLQRVFWRELRILGARVYQRADFETAVQLIADGVIPAEQLITRVVPLEETAEAFADLESGRAMKILVDVAGTR is encoded by the coding sequence ATGAACGGCCTCGTCTACACCGGCAACCGCGAACTCACCCGCGTCGACCTCCCCACCACCCCACCCGCCCCGGGCGAGGTGCAGGTGGCTGTGGCTTACACCGGCCTCTGCGGCACCGACCTGCACATCTTCCACGGCAACATGGATGCGCGGGTGCAGACACCGCTCGTGTTCGGTCACGAGATGAGCGGCACCGTCGCCGCGGTCGGCGAGGGCGTCACCGACTGGGCCGTGGGCGACGTCGTCACGGTCATGCCCCTCGACTGGGACGGCACCTGCCCGGCCTGCCGAGCGGGCAACGAGCACATCTGCCAGAACCTCGACTTCATCGGCATCGACTCCCCCGGCGCGCTGCAGCAGCTGTGGAACGTGCCCGAGCGCACCCTCGTGCGCATCCCCACCGGCACCCCGCTCGACCACGCAGCGCTCATCGAACCCGTGGCCGTCGCGGTGCACGACGTGCGCCGGAGCGAGCTGCAGCCGGGCGACCGCGCCGTCGTCATCGGCGGCGGCCCGATCGGGCTGCTCATCGCGACCGTGGCCCGGCACGCCGGCGCCGAGGTGCTCGTCATCGAGCTCGACGAGAAGCGGCGCGCGCAGATCGCCGCGCTCGGCTTCTCCACCCTCGACCCGCGCGAGCGCGACCAGCGCGAGGCCGTCGAGGAGTGGACCGACGGGGCCGGCGCCGACGTCGTCTTCGAGGTGTCGGGCGCAGCCGCCGCAGTGCTCGGAGCGACCGACCTGGCGAAGGTGCGCGGCACCCTCGTGGTCGTCGCCATCCACCCCACGCCGCGCCCGATCGACCTGCAGCGCGTCTTCTGGCGCGAGCTGCGCATCCTGGGCGCCCGCGTGTACCAGCGGGCCGACTTCGAGACGGCCGTGCAGCTGATCGCCGACGGGGTCATCCCCGCCGAGCAGCTGATCACCCGCGTCGTTCCGCTCGAGGAGACCGCCGAGGCCTTCGCCGACCTGGAGTCGGGCCGGGCGATGAAGATCCTCGTCGACGTGGCGGGCACCCGATGA
- a CDS encoding SDR family oxidoreductase: MSGLFDLTGTTAVVTGARRGIGFAMALALAEAGADIVGVSASQPASGSEIESAVVAAGRRFEGIACDFADPEAVAELGQTLAGHRVDILVNNAGVIERAPAAEHPLSSWDRVLQVNLTSQFALTQAMVPQMLARGRGKIIFTASLLSFQGGINVPGYTAAKSGIAGLTKALSNEWSVQGVNVNAIAPGYIATDNTEALRADAERSEAILARIPAGRWGEAGDLAGATVFLASRASDYVDGIVLPVDGGWLGR, encoded by the coding sequence ATGAGCGGCCTGTTCGACCTCACCGGAACCACGGCGGTGGTCACCGGGGCCCGGCGCGGCATCGGCTTCGCCATGGCCCTCGCCCTCGCCGAGGCCGGCGCCGACATCGTGGGCGTGAGCGCCTCGCAGCCCGCCTCGGGCAGCGAGATCGAGAGCGCGGTGGTGGCAGCCGGCCGCCGTTTCGAGGGGATCGCCTGCGACTTCGCCGACCCCGAGGCCGTCGCCGAGCTGGGCCAGACCCTGGCGGGCCACCGGGTCGACATCCTCGTGAACAACGCGGGGGTCATCGAGCGCGCCCCGGCCGCCGAGCATCCGCTCTCCTCGTGGGATCGCGTGCTGCAGGTGAACCTCACCAGCCAGTTCGCGCTCACCCAGGCCATGGTGCCGCAGATGCTGGCGCGGGGCCGGGGCAAGATCATCTTCACCGCCTCACTATTGAGCTTTCAGGGCGGCATCAACGTGCCGGGTTACACGGCGGCGAAGTCGGGAATTGCGGGTCTCACGAAGGCCCTGTCGAACGAATGGTCGGTGCAGGGCGTCAACGTGAACGCCATCGCCCCCGGCTACATCGCCACCGACAACACCGAGGCCCTCCGCGCCGACGCCGAGCGCTCGGAGGCGATCCTGGCGCGCATCCCGGCGGGCCGCTGGGGCGAGGCGGGCGATCTCGCCGGCGCGACGGTGTTCCTCGCGTCACGCGCGTCGGACTACGTCGACGGCATCGTGCTGCCCGTCGACGGGGGCTGGCTCGGTCGCTGA
- a CDS encoding helix-turn-helix domain-containing protein encodes MPRRTPEGSWPDFARELGHSLERHRHARGLSQEAVAYAAGLSRYTYQKFERGESMPGTPANPSLRNIMALAQVLEVTLDELLPHNWPDLRA; translated from the coding sequence ATGCCCCGCCGCACCCCCGAAGGATCCTGGCCTGACTTCGCACGAGAGCTCGGCCACTCACTCGAACGCCACCGCCACGCCCGAGGCCTCAGCCAGGAGGCAGTCGCCTACGCCGCCGGCCTCAGCCGCTACACCTACCAAAAGTTCGAACGCGGCGAATCCATGCCCGGCACCCCCGCCAACCCTTCCCTCCGCAACATCATGGCCCTCGCCCAGGTACTCGAGGTCACCCTCGACGAACTCCTCCCCCACAACTGGCCCGACCTGCGGGCGTGA
- a CDS encoding FadR/GntR family transcriptional regulator: MNDLRATGGSSRVFDRAAARTPVSRLGVAVVHDLVTAIVTGEIPEGTMLPIETELSSHFGVSRTVVRESVKRIEEKGLVAVVQGSGTTVRTRESWNVLDPVVLQVMLENDASLGVLDDLAVVRSSLEGAMAAATAARRSDDELDELRSAFERMEETIDHEVEYNDADMLFHVVVMQQSRIALAESITRSLFSRARESARFTANPSLDAFRKTLEEHRKVLEAIEAGDAAGAEAAMRAHIMDAWQRRRQPTARNP, encoded by the coding sequence ATGAATGATCTTCGGGCGACCGGCGGCTCGTCGCGGGTCTTCGATCGTGCGGCCGCGCGCACGCCGGTCTCGCGACTGGGCGTCGCCGTCGTGCACGACCTGGTCACCGCGATCGTCACCGGCGAGATTCCCGAGGGAACGATGCTGCCGATCGAGACGGAGCTCAGTTCCCACTTCGGCGTGAGCCGCACGGTCGTGCGCGAGTCGGTGAAGCGCATCGAGGAGAAGGGCCTGGTCGCGGTCGTCCAGGGCAGCGGAACGACGGTGCGCACGCGCGAGTCGTGGAACGTGCTCGACCCGGTGGTGCTGCAGGTCATGCTCGAGAACGACGCCTCGCTCGGCGTGCTCGACGACCTCGCCGTCGTGAGGAGCTCGCTCGAGGGAGCGATGGCGGCAGCAACCGCCGCACGCCGCTCCGACGACGAGCTCGACGAGCTCCGCAGCGCCTTCGAGCGCATGGAGGAGACCATCGACCACGAGGTCGAGTACAACGACGCCGACATGCTCTTCCACGTCGTGGTGATGCAGCAGTCCCGCATCGCCCTCGCCGAGAGCATCACGCGTTCGCTGTTCTCGCGCGCACGCGAGTCGGCCCGGTTCACGGCGAACCCGTCGCTCGACGCGTTCCGCAAGACCCTCGAGGAGCACCGCAAGGTGCTGGAGGCGATCGAGGCCGGCGACGCGGCAGGGGCCGAGGCGGCGATGCGCGCCCACATCATGGATGCCTGGCAGCGCCGCCGGCAGCCGACCGCCCGCAACCCCTGA